A part of Fusarium graminearum PH-1 chromosome 3, whole genome shotgun sequence genomic DNA contains:
- a CDS encoding Poly(A) polymerase pla1: MASDQAFGVTPPISVQLPTEAELRQSDALLEELKRQKTFESPAETAKREEVLASIQIICDAFVRRVAEEKEPKNEVLVRNARGRVFTYGSYRLGVYGPGSDIDTLIVAPRYVTREDYFKYFPDLLVSMAPKDAITDMAVVTDAFVPIIKFEYFGISIDLIFSRIIQKQLAPDFKDLKDSGLLRGLDEAELRSLNGTRVTDEILTLVPEQSTFKNALRAIKLWAQRRAVYANIMGFPGGVAWAMLVARVCQLYPKATPAVIVNKFFLVISQWRWPQPVLLKPIEGGPLPVRVWNPKLYKGDTFHLMPVITPAYPSMCATFNITRSSMTIINRELKRALQISESIMVGMRPWSDLFAKHSFFTAGYKYYISVISAAKTKESHTIWSGYVESKVRMLVQKLEQHQSIALAHPFNKGYERQHRCQNEKEIEAVQEGSLDFLSKEDATEPTTIKIEPAVAELPIKTEDGEDGKSIKAENGENGLTVKSKTTEDNGPITAEPFNPETSSDTKPSETPAVSGAINVYTTTHYIGLELAAGAKSLDLSYQVEEFKELCTSWQKYKDDLKDVVSIGIQHVRNFNLPDDVFEDGEKKPQKKSAAKGAANNKKRGPPEETPPPAKRQQSSIAAAG, from the exons ATGGCATCTGATCAGGCTTTCGGCGTCACGCCTCCAATTTCTGTTCAGCTTCCAACTGAAGCAGAACTGCGTCAGTCTGACGCTCTCCTGGAAGAGCTTAAACGACAAAAGACATTTGAGAGCCCGGCTGAGACAGCCAAAAG agaagaagtcctAGCCTCGATTCAAATCATTTGCGATGCGTTCGTCCGTCGAGTCGCCGAAGAGAAAGAACCCAAGAACGAAGTTCTTGTCCGAAATGCGAGAGGCAGAGTCTTCACATACGGCAGTTACCGACTTGGTGTTTATGGTCCCGGTTCCGATATTGATACACTTATCGTCGCACCCAGATACGTAACTCGGGAGGACTATTTCAAATACTTTCCCGATTTGCTAGTGTCGATGGCTCCCAAGGACGCCATCACCGACATGGCTGTTGTGACTGACGCTTTTGTACCCATTATCAAGTTTGAGTACTTCGGCATCAGTATCGATTTGATTTTCTCCAGGATCATTCAAAAACAATTGGCACCGGACTTCAAGGATCTCAAAGACTCTGGCTTGTTGCGCGGACTGGATGAAGCAGAGCTGCGATCTCTCAACGGCACGCGAGTAACGGACGAGATTCTCACGCTGGTACCAGAGCAGAGCACTTTCAAGAATGCTCTACGAGCGATCAAACTATGGGCGCAACGTCGCGCTGTTTATGCCAACATCATGGGCTTTCCTGGTGGTGTGGCATGGGCCATGCTTGTTGCGCGCGTCTGCCAACTTTATCCCAAGGCTACACCAGcagtcatcgtcaacaagtTTTTCCTGGTTATTAGCCAGTGGCGCTGGCCGCAACCTGTTCTTCTTAAGCCAATTGAGGGCGGTCCTCTGCCCGTTCGTGTCTGGAATCCCAAG TTATACAAGGGCGACACGTTTCATCTAATGCCAGTCATCACTCCAGCTTATCCTTCCATGTGCGCCACCTTCAACATTACCCGTTCGTCAATGACAATCATCAATCGAGAACTTAAACGAGCTCTCCAGATCTCTGAAAGCATCATGGTTGGTATGCGCCCTTGGAGCGATCTCTTCGCCAAGCATTCCTTCTTCACGGCCGGTTACAAATACTACATCTCCGTGATCTCAGCTGCGAAAACTAAGGAGTCCCACACAATTTGGTCCGGCTACGTCGAGTCCAAGGTCCGGATGTTGGTGCAGAAGCTCGAGCAGCACCAGTCCATTGCTCTGGCTCACCCCTTCAACAAGGGTTATGAGAGACAGCATCGATGTCAGAACGAAAAGGAAATCGAAGCTGTGCAGGAAGGTAGCCTTGACTTCTTGTCTAAGGAAGATGCCACGGAACCTACCACTATCAAGATCGAGCCTGCGGTAGCCGAATTGCCGATCAAGACTGAGGACGGGGAGGACGGCAAATccatcaaggctgaaaaTGGTGAGAATGGATTGACTGTCAAATCCAAAACTACAGAAGACAACGGTCCCATCACTGCTGAGCCTTTCAACCCTGAGACATCCAGTGATACCAAACCTTCGGAAACACCTGCGGTAAGCGGTGCGATCAATGTTTACACGACCACACATTACATTGGCCTAGAGCTAGCTGCTG GCGCCAAATCACTTGATTTGTCTTATCAAGTCGAGGAATTCAAGGAACTATGCACTTCTTGGCAAAAGTACAAGGATGATTTGAAGGATGTTGTGTCTATTGGTATTCAGCACGTCCGAAA CTTCAACCTACCAGACGACGTATTCGAGGACGGCGAAAAGAAGCCCCAGAAAAAGTCTGCCGCTAAAGGCGcagcaaacaacaagaaacGCGGACC